The Streptomyces sp. cg36 genomic interval GGTCGCCGCACCGGGCCCGGGGCCGATCTCCAGCAGCTCCCTCCCCAGGTCGGCACGGGCGACGGCGATCGGCAGGACGTCTTCGTGGAGGTGCGCGGCCCATTCCGGGCTCGTGCACACCGCGGCGTGGTTCTTGTTCATGACGTCAACGCTAGGGACCGGCGCCCGTGTCGCACAGGGCGTAACCTTCCACGTCATGTCGAGAAACGGACACGGCACGGGGTTCGTGCTCATCGGAACCTTCCCGATGCCCGCGGGCACCCGGTTCACCCGGCACACCCACCAGATCCACCAGCTCGCCTGGGCGTCCCGGGGCACGCTCACCGTCGACGCGGAGTCCAGGAGGTGGGTGCTGCCCACCACCCGGGCGCTGTGGATCCCGCGCGAGGTGCCGCACGAGGTGGTCTCGGCGAGCAACTCCACCATGACGTCGCTCTATCTGCCCGCGGCACCACCGGCGGGTCCGGATCCCTGGACGCGCGTACAGCCCGTCGAGGTGCCCGCGCTGCTCGCCGAGCTCATCGGCTACCTCGACGACCCGCGACTGGCGGCCGGGCCCCGGGCGCGGGGCGAGGCGCTGCTCCTCGACCTGCTGCGGCCCGTGGCCGTCACCTCGCTCGACGCGCCGCAGCCGGTCGACCCGCGGGCCCGCGAGGTCGCCCAGGCGCTCTGGGCCGATCCGGCCGCCAACCTCTCGATCGATGCCTGGGGCCGCCGGGTCGGCACCTCGGGCCGCACCCTGGCCCGGCTGTTCCTCAGTGAGACGGGGATGCCGTTCGGCCGTTGGCGCACCCTGGTCCGCCTCCATGTGGCGCTGCCCGCGCTGTCGGCGGGGCAGCCGCTCAACCGCGTGGCCCGGGAGGTGGGTTACGAGACGGCCAGTGCCTTCGTGGCCGCCTTCCGGCGCGAGACGGGCACGACCCCCGGCGCGTACTTCCGTACGCCCCGGTCGCCCTGAGCGCTGCACCGCGAGGACCCGGCGGGCCCCTGGTCTAGCGGCCGTCCTCCCACAGGGCGCGCTGAACCGTGCGCAGGGCGTCGGCGGACTGTTCCCAGCCGTGCCACCAGAACAGGCCGCCGTCGTGGCTCGCCCCGGCCGCCAGTGCGGTCAACTGGGCCCATGGAGCGGCGGGGATGCCGAACCGGGGTCGCTCGGCCAGGTGTTGGGCCGCCTCGTCGCTCACGGGAACCATGCCGAGCAGCGGGAACGCCGAGCCGTCCGCCGCCCGCCCGGTCCCGTGGAGCATGGGGTGCAGGGTGATCGGGTCGAGCAGCAGCGACAGATCGGCGCGGGCGAGGAGGTCCGGGCCGCGCTGCCAGCGGAGATGACGTCCCGTCAACTCGACGTGTTCCACGGGCTTTCCGTCGACGGTGACGCCGTCCTTCGCCACCCGCAGCTCCGCGCCGCCGCCCGGCCGCGACGGCAGCCGCAGCCGGTACTCCCCGTACAGGCACGCGGGCACGTCCTCCACCGCCCGCGCGAACGGGACCGTCACGCCGTCCACGTCGAATCCGCTCGGCCCGATCACCACCGCCGCGGTGGCCGGTTCGCCGTCGACCGTGACGCGCACACGCGGGGCCGAGCCGAGGGCGCCGGGCTCGACGTCCACCCGTACGCCGCCGGACCGGTAGCCGCCGACCAGGTCGGCCAGGGGCGGCAGTTCCGGCAGGAGGTACTCGGCCAGCCGCACTTCGCGCCGCCCCACCGTGCCGATGAGCCGGCGTCGGCCGTCGCGGCCGAACTCCGTTCTCAGCTCGCCGCCGCCGTCGGCCGCCCGCCAGTGCAGCACGCCGTGTTCGTAGCGCGGGGCGGTGATCCGCCAGCCGTCGACGTACACCCGGTGCCGGGGCGGGGTGGTCGCGCGGCCCAGGACGTAGAGCGAGAGGCCGTCGTCCGGTGTGCCGTACAGGCCGGTCCACGGGTGGAGCGCGCCGGCGAGCACGGCGTCCAGGTCGCGCCTGAGCGTCGGCCAGTCCGCGGCCCCGTCCCGCAGCAGCTCGCGCGCCCGCGACTTGCGGGTGAGCAGGGTGCGCAGGCGGCGGGCCGACTCGGGTGCGGGCTGGTGGACGCCCTTGGCGGCGGCCTGCACGGCCAGGTCCTCGCGCCGGGCCAGCAGGGCGCGTTCGGCGGTGCCGAGCTCGGGCGGGGCCCAGTCGGCCACGGCCGCCGCCGGCTCGCGCGCGTAGTGCTCGCGCAGGGCGCTGTCCTCGCCCAGGGCGAGGACGAAGCGGGCACCCGGAGTGTCCTCCTGCCAGTGGAATCCGGCCGGGACGCGGAACGCGGCGAACCCGTCGAGGGCGGCGCGCTCGCGCGGACCGTACGCGTCTATGACGCGCAGGGGGCCCTCGGGCGGCACCACGCTCTGGCCGGGGCGGAGCAGCCCGAGGAGTTCGAGCGCCCGGGGGTCGGCCGGGGCGGCGACGGCGGGCGGCAGGTACCAGGTGGAGGCGCTGGTGACCGTGCGCTGTACGGCAGGGTCGCGCAGGGCCGCGACGGTGTGGTGGGCGGTGACGGGGTCGAGTCCGCGGTAGCGAGCGCCGATGTAGTTGACCACGGTGTGGTCGGGACCGTACACCTCCTCCAGGCGGTCGAGGAGCACCGGCATGTGGCGGTTGGTGAACCCGGCGCGCTGGTAGTCGAGTTCACCGACGATGCCGACCTGCCACAGCACCAGGTGCAGGCCCGGGTCGATGCGCCGGTCCCGGATGAGCAGGTCGGACGCCTCGAAGGTCTGCATGCCGGGGCTGCTCGGATCCACCCCGAGGTCCGCGCAGAGCACGTCCAGCGCGCTGATGCCGGGGCGCATCACCGCGGTGTGCCCCTCGCGCCGGGCGATGCGGACGGCGCGGTGGCTGGAGAGGACGAAGATGCCCGGGTGGCCGTAGAAGACGGCCGCGACGCGGTGCCCGGCGCGGACGAAGTGCAGGACCGCCTCCGACATCTGAACATACGTCAGATAGCGGTCCTTGGCGTCGTCGTAGAGCACGCTGAGGTCGTAGGCGTCCGGGCGCCAGGCGTTGATGCGGACGGCCGTGGCGGGGTCGGCCACACAGTGGAAGACGTGGTCGGCCTCGCGGATCAGCCGCTCGTCGGCGCGGGTGAAACCGGCCGCCTCGATGCCGGAGCCGAGGACGGTCAACTCGCCCTTGTGGGCGGGGTCACCGGTGGGCGGAGCCGCGGCGGCGATGGCGCGGGACAGCGCGGTCCAGCGGGCCTCGTGCTCGCTCCGGGTGGGAAAGCGGTCGAAGGGCCGTGTGTAGCGGTGTGCGGGGGTGCGGTCGGTGCGCATGCGGCGGTTCCGGCCTCGGCCTCAGACGGTTTCCGCGGTGTCGGCGTAGTCGATGACCAGTTGGGTGACCTGGGGCGGCAGCGGGTCGATCAGGATGGGCGCGACGAGCTGGACGTGTCCCTGCTCGCTCACCGGCGCGGGGTCCACCGTGCTCGCGTCGAGACGGAAGTCCATCTGGGAGATCTGCGGTGGCGGACCGGCCGGGGCCGACGGTTCGTCGCCGTCCAGGGCGAGGTCGAAGTCCACGTCGACGTCCACGACGTCGGTGGGCTGTCGGTCGGCGGTGGTCAGGGTGATCACGGCGGTCACTCGTCCCCTCGGGGCCATGGTGGGAGGCGAGCCCATGGTACTGAACGGGTGTTCGGTGCGGGAGGGTTCGGGGCGCCCTTTGCCCGGGGTTTCCCCGCGGCGGTGCCCGGCCCCGGGCCGCGTCCGGGGTGATCCGGGTGGATCGTGCCGGACGCGGCCCGGCGGACGGGGTCAGTGGTAGAGGTCGACGACGACCCGGTTCGGCGCGGTCAGGGTGAAGACCTTGTAGCCGGAGTAGTCGCCGAGGGACAGACCGAACGTCGTGGTGTGGTCCATCTCGAACCCTCCGCCCGCCGTCATCTGGAACCCCTTGAGGGAGGGCAGCGCGACGGACTGCACGGTCGGGCCGGTGAAGGCGTCGGGGCCGCTGTCCGCGGTGTCGGCCGGGTCGACGTCGACGAACAGGTACGA includes:
- a CDS encoding helix-turn-helix domain-containing protein, whose protein sequence is MSRNGHGTGFVLIGTFPMPAGTRFTRHTHQIHQLAWASRGTLTVDAESRRWVLPTTRALWIPREVPHEVVSASNSTMTSLYLPAAPPAGPDPWTRVQPVEVPALLAELIGYLDDPRLAAGPRARGEALLLDLLRPVAVTSLDAPQPVDPRAREVAQALWADPAANLSIDAWGRRVGTSGRTLARLFLSETGMPFGRWRTLVRLHVALPALSAGQPLNRVAREVGYETASAFVAAFRRETGTTPGAYFRTPRSP
- a CDS encoding SAM-dependent methyltransferase, with the translated sequence MRTDRTPAHRYTRPFDRFPTRSEHEARWTALSRAIAAAAPPTGDPAHKGELTVLGSGIEAAGFTRADERLIREADHVFHCVADPATAVRINAWRPDAYDLSVLYDDAKDRYLTYVQMSEAVLHFVRAGHRVAAVFYGHPGIFVLSSHRAVRIARREGHTAVMRPGISALDVLCADLGVDPSSPGMQTFEASDLLIRDRRIDPGLHLVLWQVGIVGELDYQRAGFTNRHMPVLLDRLEEVYGPDHTVVNYIGARYRGLDPVTAHHTVAALRDPAVQRTVTSASTWYLPPAVAAPADPRALELLGLLRPGQSVVPPEGPLRVIDAYGPRERAALDGFAAFRVPAGFHWQEDTPGARFVLALGEDSALREHYAREPAAAVADWAPPELGTAERALLARREDLAVQAAAKGVHQPAPESARRLRTLLTRKSRARELLRDGAADWPTLRRDLDAVLAGALHPWTGLYGTPDDGLSLYVLGRATTPPRHRVYVDGWRITAPRYEHGVLHWRAADGGGELRTEFGRDGRRRLIGTVGRREVRLAEYLLPELPPLADLVGGYRSGGVRVDVEPGALGSAPRVRVTVDGEPATAAVVIGPSGFDVDGVTVPFARAVEDVPACLYGEYRLRLPSRPGGGAELRVAKDGVTVDGKPVEHVELTGRHLRWQRGPDLLARADLSLLLDPITLHPMLHGTGRAADGSAFPLLGMVPVSDEAAQHLAERPRFGIPAAPWAQLTALAAGASHDGGLFWWHGWEQSADALRTVQRALWEDGR